One genomic region from Apodemus sylvaticus chromosome 1, mApoSyl1.1, whole genome shotgun sequence encodes:
- the LOC127666187 gene encoding ret finger protein-like 4A translates to MAHFFKEKIKCYFCFRYLESPVYLNCGYVCCFRCLDSMEKSPEGDGILCPTCSDVSLKKDIIRGRELGNLVTEIKNLEPRLNLILTMNPGMKAFQVNMTLDVDTAQNNLIISDDLLSVYYTPQNQGRKKRAERFISPCVLGFSQFTSGRHYWEVVVGSSEEWDIGICKESINRQKDVYLSEENGFWTVGVRKGNVYAASTDPLTVLLVNQRLHRVGIFLDLLEKSVSFWDLGDGSHIYTFLEIPDTDPFRPFFSPANTYPNSHEQVLSICPVTNPGILRLPANPN, encoded by the exons ATGGCTCacttctttaaagagaaaatcaaGTGTTATTTCTGCTTTCGTTATCTGGAAAGCCCTGTGTACTTGAACTGTGGATACGTCTGCTGCTTCCGATGCCTTGACTCAATGGAGAAAAGTCCTGAAGGGGATGGTATACTGTGCCCCACTTGCTCTGATGTCTCTTTGAAAAAAGACATCATTCGTGGTAGAGAGTTAGGGAACCTGGTTACCGAGATCAAAAACCTAGAGCCACGCCTGAATCTTATTCTGACAATGAACCCAGGTATGAAGGCGTTTCAAG TGAACATGACCTTGGATGTGGACACAGCCCAAAATAACCTCATCATCTCTGATGACCTGCTGAGTGTCTACTATACACCTCAGAATCAAGGCCGAAAGAAACGTGCAGAAAGATTCATCTCCCCTTGTGTCCTGGGCTTTTCCCAGTTTACTTCGGGCCGCCATTACTGGGAGGTAGTGGTGGGAAGCAGCGAAGAATGGGATATAGGCATTTGCAAAGAGTCCATTAATCGACAGAAGGATGTTTATTTGTCAGAAGAAAATGGCTTCTGGACGGTGGGTGTGAGAAAGGGAAATGTCTATGCTGCCAGCACTGATCCCTTAACCGTGCTGCTCGTGAACCAGCGACTGCACAGAGTGGGTATTTTCCTTGACCTGCTAGAGAAGAGTGTTTCTTTCTGGGACCTTGGCGATGGCTCCCATATCTATACTTTCCTTGAAATTCCTGACACGGATCCATTTCGCCCATTCTTTTCGCCAGCAAATACCTATCCAAATAGTCACGAACAAGTCCTTAGCATCTGCCCTGTGACAAATCCAGGCATTTTAAGACTTCCAGCTAACccaaattag